From Nocardia sp. NBC_00416:
ATCCCCGAAGGCAAGGACCCCATCGGATACGTATGGGGTGAGATGGTCCCCGGTATCGGTATCGCCGCCTCGAATTTCTCGCTGGCGGTGTACTCGCACACCACCCTCGGGCTACGCGAATTCGAGGCGGCGCGGCTGCGGATCGCCCAGATCAACGGGTGCGTGTTCTGCCTGGACTGGCGTACCGAACGCGACGGGCAGAAAGTCGAGGCGGGATTCGACGCCGCCGTCGCCGACTGGCGCGGCACCGACGTGCTGGACGACCGCGCGCGTCTGGCGGCCGAATACGCCGAACGCTATGCCCTCGATCACCACAACCTCGACGAGGACTTCTGGGCCCGGATAACGGCCCACTACAGCCAGGCCGAAATCGTGGAGTTGAGCATGTGCCTCGGTTCCTGGCTCGCGTTCGGCCGCCTCAATCACGTCCTCGGACTCGACGCGGTCTGCGTGCTCCCGGGGCATGCGGCCGCGGGCGAACCGGGCGTGCGGCCCGGCGCCTGATCCTCGTTTCGCGCCGACGGGGTGCATCATGGGCAGGTCAGTGGTGCGTCCAGTCCGGCTGCGCGAAATCCGCGACCCGCGCCGCCGCCGGATCGCTACCCAGCAGCACCACTTCCCGGAACTGCCACAGCATGGCGCCGGTGGGGGCGTGGATGGTCATTTCCGGGCCCAATCGCATCTGCAGCAGTCCCGGTTCCCCCGGCGGGACCTCGGCGGCCGGTGTCGCCTCGTGCATCCGGGCGGCGCTGCGCGGGACCCAGTGCGGAGTGTCGTCGGCGGCCAAACGGGCGAAATCGGCCCGGTGCACCGAGTGGACCTCGTCCGGATTCGGTGCGAGCCGGGTGATATCGGTGAGCGTCGCCACGATGGGGGTGATGGCGAAGCCCGAAGCGGCCGGGAAATCGTCGAGCACACCGAGAACGTCCTCGGGGCCGGTCGTCAGGCCGAGCTCTTCGTGGAGCTCGCGGATGGCGGCCTGCTCCAACGTTTCGCCGGCTTCCACCCGTCCGCCCGGCAGCGCCCACTGCCCGGCGTTACGGCCCTGGTAGGCCCGTCTGATGACGAGTACCGCCAGCGATCCGCCCGTATCCACCACGCACAGGACCACGGCCGCGCGGCGCATTCCGTCGGTATCCGGTACCGCGATCCGCGGGAACGAGTCCAGCCGGGTGCGCGCGAGTGCGCGGAAATCGTCGAGGTTCTCGGGGACCCGTGGTCCCGGGTCAGCACCCATGCGTTCGATCATGCACCATCGCCTTGTCGCCGCCCGCGGGCGGGCGAACCCGGCCGTCGCGCTCACATCCGGCGCATGACGGATACGACCTTGCCCAGTACCACCGCCCGGTCCCCGTCGAGCACGTCGTAGGCGGGGTTGCGCGGTTCCAGGTACACATGGCCGCCCCGGCGCCGGAACACCTTCACCGTGGCCTCCCCGTCGAGCATCGCGGCGACGATCTCTCCGGTCTGCGCGTCGGGTTGGCGGCGCACCACCACGAGATCGCCGTCGCAGATCGCGGCGTCCACCATCGAGTCGCCCCGTACCCGCAGTCCGAATACGGTGCCCCGGCCCACGAGTTCCCGCGGCAGGGTGAGTACATCGTCGGTGTGCTCGTCGGCGAGGATCGGGGCGCCGGCGGCGATATCGCCGACGACCGGTACCGCGACAGCGTCCCGGTCCGGCTGCCGCTCCCCGCCGGTGTCGAGGAACAACCGGATATCCATCGGCCGGGACATACCGTCACCGCGTCGCAGGAAACCCTTCTCCTCCAAACCCTTCAGATGCCTCGACACCGACGAGGTCGAGCGCAGTCCGACCGCGTCGCCCAGCTGCCGGGTGTTCGGCGGGTATCCGTGCCGTACCACCCACTCTCGGATCGCCACGAGAATGCGGCGCTGGCGTACCGGCAGGGTCGAGGTATCGAGGTGGTCGTATTCGGTCACCGGAGCATCGTATGCGCGGGCTCCGACAGCGATTACGGCATATCCGGGCAGGTGGTCCGCCGTCGGCGCCCGCGCGCGGGGTGGTTCAGCCGAGGTACGGGCGGGCCGCGCGGGCAGTGCGCAGTGCGTCGCCCCACCAGGTGAGCTGGTTCAGCATGGTGGTCGCCGCGGCATCGGCGCCGGAGTCGGCCACCAGAGCGCCCGCTTCGTCCCGCTGTCCCCAGGGGTTGTGGAGGCTGACCGTGTCCCGGATCGTGACGGCGTGCAATTCGGCGAACACGGCGCGCAGGTGTTCTATCGCCCGTAGCCCGCCCGATATCCCGCCGTAGCTCACGAAGCCCACGGGTTTGGCCTGCCACTCCGCGAAATGCAGATCGATGAAGTTCTTCAGTGTGCCGGGGTAGCTGTGGTTGTACTCGGGGGTGACGACGACGAAGGCATCCGCCTCGGCGAGCGTCGCCCGGGGTCCGGCGATCGCCGGGGCGGGCGCGCCGAAGGTGTGGGGGAGTTCGGTGGTCGCGACGTCGACGCTGGTCGGCGACAGGTTCGGGTGGTGCGCGGCTCTGTTCAGGAACCAATCCCCGACCGTCGGCGCGAAACGTCCGTCTCGACTGCTGCCGAGGATGACGGCGACGTGCAAGGGCTCGGCGGGAGAGCCGGTGTCGGCGGCGATGTCCACAATTCCTCCAGGTGATGTGCCGGGCGGCCGCTGGTGTGCCGCTCCGGAATCACCTTGCTTCCTCGAGTATTGTTCAGGTCAAGGCCGGGCGAGGCGAACGCGATCGATATCGCCGCCGCTGTGTCGAGCGCGAGCGATCGGGTATGCCGACACCAGGAGCCGCCCGCATCACAGAACGGTTGCGCGACCCCTACACTGGCGCGGTCGGCGAGTTGACGTTCTAGGCTGGTATCGGACGGCATATGCCCTGGCACGAGGGAGCACATGGATAACGCGGAGGCGCCACAGCCGGTATATCGGCAGGCCCGCTTTGCCGATCTCGAGGATATCGCGGCCATCGAGGCCGAGGTCTTCGGTGAACCGTACCTGTACCTCATGCTGCGCCAACTCTACGACCTGCACGGATCGGAATGGCTGGTCGCCGAAGCCGGCGGCACGGTCATCGGTTACGCACTCACCCTGGAGAAGTCGGGGCGCGCGCTGTTGTTCACCTTCGCGGTGGCCAAGCGGTACCAGGGCGCCGGCTTCGGTCGCGCCCTGCTGAACCAGACCCTGCACGTATGCCGGGAACTGGGCGCCGACACCGTGTCTCTCACCGTCCGGCCGGATAATCACCCGGCCGGGAACCTGTTCAAACAGGCCGGTTTCGAATTCGTCGAACACGACGACCGCTACTTCGGCTCGGGTGAGCCCCGCGACCTCTACGAATTCGCGCTGCGTCCCTGATCGCTAGACTGGCGACATGGGCGAGATCTCGCCGTTCGTGGCGTCGGTCTCGACCCGGATCGCCAGGCACGCAGCGGCATACACCTCCGATCTGGATGCCGCCCCGCATCCCGAGCGGATGACACTCGATTCCTTCGCCGTGCACGTCGAGGCGGTTCTGGACGATTACGATCCGCCCAGTGCGCGCCGACGCCATTCCGACACCCTGGTCTTCCCGCATCTCTACGAAGCGGCTCGCGATCCGCGCGACGACGAAGAGGGCTGGCTGGTACCCAGTGCGGTACTCGCCGCGCTCATGGCCGCGGAAGTGGAGTTCCGGGGTCCGTTACGCCTCAGTGCTCGCCAGAACACCCTGCTGGCAGAGGAATACGAGGTGATCGGCGCGCAACTGTCGGCCGCCGGATTGGCCACGCACGCGGCCCTGGCTTTCCGGCGGGCGATGGCGCTGTACCGCGTGAACGAGGACGACGACGCCGAGGACCGCTGCGGTCTGCAACTCGCGCGGGCGAATACCAGGGCGCTGCCACTGGGATTGCGCCGGTGGGCCGGACAGGGGTCCTACATCCTCTGCGGCCACGGCTACCGGCCGTCCTGGCTGTTGGTGTGGGTGGTTCTGCAGATGCTGCTGTTCACCGGGGTCGCCCTGCTGCTGGGCAACGTCCAGGGCCCGGCGGACACCGTCTACATGGGTGTGACGAGTTTCCTGAACCCGCCCGGACTCGGTGATACGAAGGAGTTGCACAGCGCCACGAAGGTGCTGTTCGTGGTCGAGGCGTGGACCGGCGCGGTATCGATGTCGGTCTTCTTCGCACTGCTGGTGCGCAAATGGTTCCGGATGTGATCGCGCGGGCTCACCATTCGGCGTCGAAGATCTTGTGCCGCAGCGCGGACAGCGTCGCGACCGCGATATTGTCGCGCAGCCGGCCGACCAGCGTGTTCCACTGCCGGGAGAAACCGGGATCGGTCTGCAGTTCCTTCCACAGTGCGCGCAGCACCGGTGGCGTGTGCGCGCCGGGCATCCAGAGCCCGGGCAGATGTTCCAGTGCCGGGGCGAGGATATCGATCCGCTCGCGGCTGTGCGGTGTGAAACGGTCGGCCTCGTCGAGAACGCCGGCCAGCACCGTCAGTAACCAATCGTGCGCCGCGAGATCCTCGCAGAACCGTTGTGCCGCCGCGAGGTCCGCCTCGTCGCGCACGATCAGCCGGACCGAGCGGACCGTATCGTCGTCCATGTGCAGCGTGGCGGCCGGTCCGCTGCTGCCGCCCACCCGCGCGGTCCAGCGCAGCCGGGTCGTCCCGGTCTGCACCGGCGGATTCTGGTCCAGCCGGGAGTCCGCGCGTACTCGGGCCAGCAGGCGTTCGCTGATCGACG
This genomic window contains:
- a CDS encoding carboxymuconolactone decarboxylase family protein, translated to MRVDIPEGKDPIGYVWGEMVPGIGIAASNFSLAVYSHTTLGLREFEAARLRIAQINGCVFCLDWRTERDGQKVEAGFDAAVADWRGTDVLDDRARLAAEYAERYALDHHNLDEDFWARITAHYSQAEIVELSMCLGSWLAFGRLNHVLGLDAVCVLPGHAAAGEPGVRPGA
- a CDS encoding NUDIX hydrolase produces the protein MGADPGPRVPENLDDFRALARTRLDSFPRIAVPDTDGMRRAAVVLCVVDTGGSLAVLVIRRAYQGRNAGQWALPGGRVEAGETLEQAAIRELHEELGLTTGPEDVLGVLDDFPAASGFAITPIVATLTDITRLAPNPDEVHSVHRADFARLAADDTPHWVPRSAARMHEATPAAEVPPGEPGLLQMRLGPEMTIHAPTGAMLWQFREVVLLGSDPAAARVADFAQPDWTHH
- the lexA gene encoding transcriptional repressor LexA, with amino-acid sequence MTEYDHLDTSTLPVRQRRILVAIREWVVRHGYPPNTRQLGDAVGLRSTSSVSRHLKGLEEKGFLRRGDGMSRPMDIRLFLDTGGERQPDRDAVAVPVVGDIAAGAPILADEHTDDVLTLPRELVGRGTVFGLRVRGDSMVDAAICDGDLVVVRRQPDAQTGEIVAAMLDGEATVKVFRRRGGHVYLEPRNPAYDVLDGDRAVVLGKVVSVMRRM
- a CDS encoding NADPH-dependent FMN reductase, whose product is MAADTGSPAEPLHVAVILGSSRDGRFAPTVGDWFLNRAAHHPNLSPTSVDVATTELPHTFGAPAPAIAGPRATLAEADAFVVVTPEYNHSYPGTLKNFIDLHFAEWQAKPVGFVSYGGISGGLRAIEHLRAVFAELHAVTIRDTVSLHNPWGQRDEAGALVADSGADAAATTMLNQLTWWGDALRTARAARPYLG
- a CDS encoding GNAT family N-acetyltransferase; the encoded protein is MDNAEAPQPVYRQARFADLEDIAAIEAEVFGEPYLYLMLRQLYDLHGSEWLVAEAGGTVIGYALTLEKSGRALLFTFAVAKRYQGAGFGRALLNQTLHVCRELGADTVSLTVRPDNHPAGNLFKQAGFEFVEHDDRYFGSGEPRDLYEFALRP
- a CDS encoding SCO2521 family protein codes for the protein MAATAPLVVLGEVRTCLLPSATALTRAEAGELLALLPGCAISWKERPGTLGLSPTTAVGVHCDLMLGEEVARIVGTVATSLALVGGRVLQSSARTRVVRASERRRQTWSHYISQKGVTEVVNRIPERMAAGTALADGYLADRAHPGTAPLDLASISERLLARVRADSRLDQNPPVQTGTTRLRWTARVGGSSGPAATLHMDDDTVRSVRLIVRDEADLAAAQRFCEDLAAHDWLLTVLAGVLDEADRFTPHSRERIDILAPALEHLPGLWMPGAHTPPVLRALWKELQTDPGFSRQWNTLVGRLRDNIAVATLSALRHKIFDAEW